One genomic window of Nitrosomonas sp. Is35 includes the following:
- a CDS encoding APC family permease: MHEETVMHGLKAKGLKKGSVSKSAAVTIGLAATAPAYSLTGALGYGASQSGYQLPIVFILSVIPMFFVALSYKHLTTSAPDSGTVFTWGTKAIGPRFGWFGGWALLLASVLAGVAATQIIVDALAIILNMAETPLWFHFGVAILFILSTTYLTALGAEESSRTTMILTMTQYGGLIALAAVLYIQVLQGNAVHTAEPLSLEWFNPFAISSFHAFLNGFLVALFIFWGFDASLAMSEETSGSAEQAGRSGIIAMIITVVTYVVFATAALAYAGIDAHDNSSLTFKDNIDSIITVLATSMIGAKGAFVAALIIAISAFSATMSTIMPAARAALAMATYRAIPRKFSSINEATQTPKFATWTIGLMTLVIYITLSLISESIVKDSIHSVSIAVCTYYTVAALSCVLYFHRTAFNHWHTTISQVILPSIAAIILIAVGIIQAWNMMDPNYGSSGSIAGVGTVFLIGVVALLFGVPLMALWNLREPRFFRGETLPLERAHMVPDNGEQNVLNTRAAHIRTTAKK, from the coding sequence ATGCACGAAGAAACCGTAATGCACGGCCTGAAGGCCAAAGGATTAAAAAAAGGATCGGTATCCAAATCGGCGGCCGTTACCATCGGGCTCGCCGCTACCGCACCGGCCTACTCGTTAACCGGCGCGTTGGGATATGGCGCTTCCCAGAGCGGTTATCAGCTACCGATCGTATTTATTTTATCGGTGATTCCCATGTTCTTTGTGGCACTGTCTTATAAGCACCTGACCACTTCCGCGCCCGATTCCGGAACCGTATTTACCTGGGGAACCAAAGCGATCGGCCCGCGTTTCGGCTGGTTTGGCGGCTGGGCGTTGTTATTGGCAAGCGTGCTGGCAGGCGTTGCAGCGACACAGATCATCGTCGATGCACTGGCCATCATTCTGAATATGGCGGAAACACCGTTATGGTTTCACTTTGGCGTAGCGATCTTATTTATCTTGAGCACGACCTATCTGACTGCACTCGGCGCCGAGGAATCATCACGCACCACCATGATCCTGACGATGACGCAATACGGCGGACTTATCGCTCTCGCCGCGGTGTTGTACATACAAGTTCTGCAAGGCAATGCCGTGCACACGGCCGAGCCTCTGTCACTCGAATGGTTTAATCCGTTTGCCATTTCATCGTTTCATGCATTCCTGAATGGATTCCTAGTGGCATTATTTATTTTTTGGGGATTTGACGCATCGCTGGCCATGTCTGAAGAAACCAGCGGCAGCGCCGAGCAGGCGGGACGTAGCGGTATCATTGCCATGATTATCACGGTTGTCACCTATGTCGTTTTCGCTACCGCGGCCCTGGCATACGCGGGCATTGATGCGCATGACAATTCGAGTCTGACTTTCAAGGATAATATCGATTCGATCATTACGGTTCTGGCAACCAGCATGATTGGAGCCAAAGGGGCATTTGTTGCGGCGCTGATCATTGCAATCTCGGCTTTTTCAGCCACCATGTCGACGATCATGCCAGCCGCACGTGCTGCGCTGGCCATGGCGACCTATCGCGCCATTCCGCGCAAATTCTCTTCCATCAATGAGGCAACGCAAACACCCAAATTTGCCACCTGGACGATCGGTTTGATGACGCTGGTTATCTATATCACGTTGAGTCTCATTAGCGAATCAATCGTCAAGGATTCGATCCATAGTGTCAGTATCGCGGTATGTACTTACTACACCGTGGCTGCGTTGTCCTGTGTGCTGTATTTTCACCGTACCGCATTCAACCATTGGCATACCACCATTTCTCAGGTCATTCTCCCTTCGATTGCCGCCATCATTCTAATTGCAGTGGGCATCATTCAGGCATGGAACATGATGGATCCGAATTATGGGTCGAGTGGATCAATTGCGGGAGTTGGTACCGTATTCTTGATTGGCGTGGTCGCGCTACTTTTTGGTGTTCCGCTCATGGCATTGTGGAATTTACGAGAACCCAGATTTTTTCGCGGAGAAACTTTACCGCTTGAGCGAGCGCACATGGTACCCGATAACGGAGAACAAAATGTGCTCAATACCCGCGCTGCTCACATTAGGACAACTGCAAAGAAATAA
- a CDS encoding rhodanese-like domain-containing protein, protein MKHNPGFLQLVEQAKQRVKESTVADVQARLARGEQFHFIDVREDHEFWIDHAAGARHLGKGIIERDIETVVPDKQALIVLYCGGGYRSILVADALQQMGYGNVQSMQGGMRALRDAGFPLEKDKSI, encoded by the coding sequence ATGAAGCATAATCCAGGATTCTTACAATTAGTGGAACAAGCCAAACAGCGAGTGAAGGAATCTACTGTGGCGGATGTTCAAGCACGGCTGGCACGCGGTGAACAATTTCATTTTATTGATGTGCGGGAAGATCATGAATTCTGGATAGATCATGCTGCGGGTGCTCGTCATCTTGGGAAAGGGATTATTGAACGTGATATTGAAACAGTAGTACCGGATAAGCAGGCGCTTATCGTGTTGTATTGTGGCGGCGGTTACCGCTCGATCTTGGTGGCGGATGCATTGCAACAAATGGGGTATGGCAATGTCCAGTCGATGCAAGGAGGGATGAGAGCACTACGCGATGCGGGCTTTCCTCTTGAGAAAGATAAATCGATTTAG
- a CDS encoding methane monooxygenase/ammonia monooxygenase subunit A produces the protein MSRTDEILAAAKMVPEAVKMSRYIDAVYFPILCILLVGTYHMHFMLLAGDWDFWLDWKDRQWWPVVTPIVGIMYCAALMYYLWVNYRLPFGATLCIVCLLVGEWLTRYWGFYWWSHYPINFVLPSTMIPGALMMDTIMLLTGNWLITALLGGGFFGLFFYPGNWPIFGPTHLPVVVEGVLLSVADYTGFLYVRTGTPEYVRLIEQGSLRTFGGHTTVIAAFFAAFVSMLMFCVWWYFGKLYCTAFYYVKGERGRISMKNDVTAFGEKGFAQGIR, from the coding sequence GTGAGTAGAACAGACGAAATTTTAGCAGCGGCCAAGATGGTGCCGGAAGCGGTCAAGATGTCCAGATACATAGATGCGGTATATTTTCCGATTCTGTGTATATTGCTGGTAGGAACCTATCACATGCACTTCATGCTGTTAGCAGGAGACTGGGATTTCTGGTTGGATTGGAAAGACCGTCAATGGTGGCCTGTAGTAACACCGATTGTAGGTATCATGTACTGTGCAGCACTGATGTATTACCTGTGGGTAAACTATCGCCTGCCATTTGGCGCGACACTCTGTATCGTATGCCTGTTAGTAGGTGAATGGCTGACCCGTTACTGGGGCTTCTACTGGTGGTCACACTATCCGATCAACTTTGTACTGCCATCGACCATGATTCCAGGTGCATTGATGATGGATACAATCATGTTGCTGACCGGTAACTGGCTGATCACAGCACTGTTAGGCGGCGGCTTCTTTGGATTATTCTTCTACCCAGGCAACTGGCCGATATTTGGCCCAACCCACTTACCAGTGGTTGTAGAAGGCGTACTGTTATCAGTAGCTGACTACACAGGTTTCCTGTACGTACGTACCGGTACACCTGAATATGTTCGCCTGATTGAGCAAGGCTCACTGCGCACCTTTGGTGGACACACCACAGTGATTGCAGCGTTCTTCGCAGCGTTCGTATCTATGCTGATGTTCTGCGTATGGTGGTACTTTGGCAAACTGTACTGCACCGCTTTCTACTATGTTAAAGGAGAAAGAGGACGCATCTCAATGAAGAACGACGTAACCGCGTTTGGTGAAAAAGGCTTTGCACAGGGGATTAGATAA
- a CDS encoding Ig-like domain-containing protein, producing the protein MYQFFFQRHITIKPSADLIPGTSYTVQMTAGVLTDDAGHAFDGIESNTMNFKAIASNPWLNSINWVNLYAPMEEISLKVDDSIVLQFDEKVLPGNGEIVISNGIDTRAIDIHDNSQVAFDDYGQVFVKPLQNWVLDTHYTIRIAAGVVMDSSGNAFAGSDDPSGLSFTPVESNPTLSGTNFMASDGEPFVPVSFLWSEQLLLRTDSGIQLQFDEPVTAGNGKITISSDTDTRIIDIHDTNQVKFHEYGDMVISPLENLLPHTHYHIEIASGVITDTAGNPYEGIHDTTALEFTTTDAYFITMTGVGSSGIIGS; encoded by the coding sequence ATTTACCAATTCTTTTTCCAACGCCACATCACCATTAAACCATCCGCGGATCTTATTCCAGGCACCTCATACACAGTTCAAATGACTGCGGGCGTGCTGACGGATGACGCCGGTCATGCATTTGATGGGATTGAATCGAATACCATGAATTTCAAGGCGATTGCATCCAATCCATGGTTGAACAGTATTAACTGGGTTAATCTGTATGCGCCGATGGAAGAAATCAGTCTCAAGGTTGATGACAGCATCGTCCTGCAATTCGATGAAAAAGTATTACCCGGTAACGGCGAGATCGTCATCAGTAATGGCATCGATACGCGTGCAATCGATATTCACGACAACAGCCAAGTAGCATTCGATGATTATGGTCAGGTATTCGTCAAACCATTACAAAATTGGGTTCTCGATACTCACTACACTATCCGGATAGCGGCTGGTGTCGTTATGGATAGCAGCGGCAATGCTTTTGCAGGTTCCGATGATCCATCCGGACTCAGTTTCACGCCGGTTGAATCCAATCCCACATTGAGTGGGACCAATTTTATGGCAAGCGACGGTGAGCCATTCGTGCCCGTCAGTTTTCTCTGGAGTGAACAACTGCTTCTTCGCACCGATAGTGGTATTCAATTGCAGTTTGACGAACCAGTGACGGCAGGTAACGGCAAGATTACGATCAGCAGTGACACGGACACCCGCATTATCGATATTCATGATACCAATCAAGTGAAATTCCATGAGTATGGCGATATGGTCATCAGCCCGTTAGAAAATTTGCTGCCGCATACTCATTATCACATCGAGATTGCAAGTGGGGTCATCACGGATACCGCCGGTAATCCTTACGAGGGCATCCATGATACAACCGCCCTGGAATTCACCACAACGGATGCTTATTTCATCACCATGACAGGTGTTGGTTCATCGGGCATCATAGGCTCCTAG
- the phoB gene encoding phosphate regulon transcriptional regulator PhoB produces the protein MAVTILVVEDEHAIQELIALNLKKAGHIVLCADDAEQARKMVNNVLPDLILLDWMLPDTSGVEFARKLRREERTKAIPIIMLTARVQESDKIAGLEAGADDYVTKPFSPRELLARIKAVLRRRLPEMSDDIIESGGLKLDPSTHRVHVQTGDEPSKPVEIALGPTEFRLLHFLMAYKERVHTRAQLLDRVWGDHVFIEDRTVDVHIRRLRKILEAVGKENLVQTVRGTGYRFSVEHQEEHAE, from the coding sequence ATGGCTGTCACCATACTCGTTGTCGAAGACGAACATGCAATTCAGGAGCTGATCGCGCTGAACTTGAAGAAAGCGGGACATATCGTTTTGTGCGCGGACGATGCCGAGCAAGCGAGGAAAATGGTCAATAACGTTTTGCCGGATTTGATTTTGCTCGACTGGATGCTGCCGGATACGAGCGGGGTAGAATTTGCGCGTAAATTGAGACGGGAAGAACGCACCAAGGCGATTCCAATCATCATGCTCACCGCGCGCGTGCAGGAAAGCGACAAAATTGCCGGACTGGAAGCCGGTGCGGATGATTACGTCACCAAGCCGTTCTCACCCCGGGAATTGCTCGCTCGCATCAAAGCCGTGCTGCGCCGCCGTTTGCCCGAGATGTCCGACGACATCATCGAGTCCGGCGGATTGAAACTGGATCCTTCGACGCACCGGGTTCATGTGCAGACCGGTGATGAACCATCAAAACCGGTGGAAATTGCGCTCGGTCCGACCGAATTCCGCCTGTTGCATTTCCTGATGGCGTACAAGGAGCGTGTGCACACCCGCGCGCAATTGCTCGACCGAGTCTGGGGCGATCATGTGTTTATCGAGGATCGCACCGTCGATGTGCATATCCGCAGACTGCGCAAGATTCTGGAAGCGGTGGGAAAAGAAAATCTGGTGCAAACCGTGCGCGGCACCGGCTACCGGTTTTCTGTCGAACATCAAGAAGAGCATGCCGAATAA
- a CDS encoding methane monooxygenase/ammonia monooxygenase subunit B, with protein MNIRSIFKLGVLGLYGAAIGAASLAMTLTLDVKTAAAHGERSQEPFLRMRSIQWYDLKWQPKVTKVNDIATMTGNFHLAEDWPRAVGKPTRAFFNVGSPSPVFVRLSTKLNGEPTFISGPLEIGRDYAFEVRLKARIPGRHHMHAMVNIKDAGPIAGPASWMNISGSWDDFTNPVTTLTGKTIDLETFNFSNGIFWHIVWLGLGCFWIGYFVAKPMFLPRSRVLLAYGDELLTSPTDRKVGLAVAILTCAIVWGGYRYTESVHPYTVPIQAGESKVAPLPIAPNPVAIKVTHANYDVPGRALRVTMEITNNGDTAVNIGEFTTAGVRFVNELGRKHLDPDYPRELVATGLSMDDDRGVQPGETREVKMEAKDALWEVQRLMALLGDPESRFGGLLMTWDEAGNRYINSIAGAVIPVFTKL; from the coding sequence ATGAATATAAGAAGCATATTTAAACTGGGCGTATTAGGCCTGTATGGAGCAGCGATTGGAGCGGCATCGCTGGCGATGACGCTGACGTTAGATGTTAAGACAGCAGCGGCACACGGTGAACGCTCACAAGAACCGTTCCTGCGTATGCGTAGTATTCAATGGTACGACTTGAAATGGCAACCGAAAGTCACCAAAGTCAACGACATTGCGACGATGACTGGTAACTTTCACTTAGCTGAAGACTGGCCACGTGCGGTAGGTAAACCAACCCGCGCCTTCTTTAACGTAGGTAGCCCAAGCCCGGTGTTTGTACGTTTAAGCACCAAACTGAACGGCGAACCAACGTTTATTTCAGGTCCTCTGGAAATTGGCCGTGACTATGCATTTGAAGTCAGACTGAAAGCCCGTATTCCAGGACGTCACCACATGCACGCGATGGTAAACATCAAAGATGCAGGTCCTATTGCAGGTCCAGCCTCATGGATGAACATCTCCGGCAGCTGGGATGACTTTACCAACCCAGTAACCACACTGACTGGTAAAACCATCGACCTGGAAACATTCAACTTCAGCAACGGTATATTCTGGCACATCGTATGGTTAGGCTTAGGCTGCTTCTGGATTGGCTACTTTGTAGCGAAACCGATGTTCCTGCCACGTAGCCGCGTATTGCTGGCGTATGGTGACGAACTGTTAACCTCCCCAACGGACAGAAAAGTAGGTCTGGCAGTTGCAATACTGACCTGCGCGATTGTTTGGGGCGGCTATCGTTACACCGAAAGCGTACACCCATACACAGTACCGATCCAAGCTGGCGAATCGAAAGTAGCACCGTTACCGATTGCACCGAACCCAGTTGCAATCAAAGTAACACATGCTAACTACGACGTACCTGGCCGTGCACTGCGTGTAACGATGGAAATCACCAACAACGGTGACACAGCGGTTAACATTGGTGAATTCACGACAGCGGGCGTACGCTTTGTGAACGAACTGGGCCGCAAACACCTGGATCCTGACTATCCAAGAGAACTGGTAGCAACCGGCTTATCGATGGATGATGACAGAGGCGTTCAACCTGGAGAAACCCGTGAAGTTAAGATGGAAGCCAAAGATGCGTTGTGGGAAGTGCAACGTTTGATGGCACTGTTGGGTGACCCTGAAAGCCGTTTTGGCGGATTGTTGATGACCTGGGATGAAGCAGGCAATCGTTATATCAACAGTATTGCTGGCGCGGTAATTCCAGTCTTTACCAAACTGTAA
- a CDS encoding Ig-like domain-containing protein, whose protein sequence is MPPIPAKKSVTYSDPMHAPAIKADDSIELHFKNEVMAGTGDIILSNGSDTRRIAVNDTNQITFSSSKLFGNSVIINPAQDLIPNTHYSIRMDSGVIQDMAGNVNNSIDDPDTLSFNTTDSTPLLRYSNIGNIGYSPFDSDLSAPAELTADEDIWLDFDERMIPGSGNIILSNGSDTRTIDITDASQVTFSDYDGFVTINPAADLIPNTHYHIQIPAGTVTDTSGNAYAGNVDSNALDFTVSSTAPSLWWSYLSSDSTLKVDSGITFYFNEAIKAGSGYIIISNGSDTRAIDITDTSQVEFTNSFSNATSPLNHPRILFQAPHTQFK, encoded by the coding sequence ATGCCGCCAATTCCAGCAAAAAAATCCGTAACGTACAGCGATCCAATGCATGCACCGGCGATAAAAGCCGATGACAGTATCGAATTGCACTTTAAAAACGAAGTGATGGCCGGAACCGGCGATATTATCCTCAGCAACGGTTCGGATACCCGCAGAATAGCGGTCAATGACACCAACCAGATTACTTTCAGCAGCAGCAAATTATTCGGTAATTCCGTCATCATCAACCCGGCACAAGACTTGATTCCGAATACCCATTACAGCATCCGGATGGACAGCGGCGTTATCCAGGATATGGCCGGGAATGTGAATAACAGTATCGATGATCCTGACACATTGAGTTTTAATACTACGGACTCCACGCCATTACTCCGCTACAGCAATATCGGTAATATCGGCTATAGCCCGTTCGACTCAGACTTATCCGCACCCGCTGAGTTGACTGCTGATGAAGATATATGGCTCGATTTTGACGAGCGTATGATCCCGGGCAGCGGCAATATCATTCTCAGCAATGGCTCGGATACACGCACAATCGATATCACCGATGCAAGCCAAGTGACATTTAGCGATTATGACGGCTTTGTTACCATCAACCCGGCAGCTGATTTGATTCCCAACACGCACTATCACATTCAAATCCCCGCTGGAACTGTTACCGATACGTCAGGCAATGCCTATGCAGGCAATGTTGATTCAAATGCGCTCGATTTTACTGTCAGTTCTACCGCCCCGTCACTCTGGTGGAGCTATTTATCGAGCGACTCAACATTGAAAGTGGATAGCGGCATTACCTTTTATTTTAATGAAGCAATAAAAGCCGGTAGTGGTTACATCATAATCAGCAATGGCTCGGATACCCGCGCGATTGACATCACCGATACCAGTCAAGTGGAATTTACCAATTCTTTTTCCAACGCCACATCACCATTAAACCATCCGCGGATCTTATTCCAGGCACCTCATACACAGTTCAAATGA
- a CDS encoding M10 family metallopeptidase: MPSPFFSSSITNTKLTHDNSIDSLAGGTRWLSSTISYSFPASNSSLYWSSLASGYGSRFGDGEPWRSDFTTLTTLDQAAFVNALQQWANVANLNFVQVAETPSNVGDIRAAYTSDPDELILAWAYLPSTGPYAGDIWMNTNGLLNFQEWNPGNISYESVLHELGHALGLTHPFTDPDDPSKPVLPKNQDSVIHTIMSYTYADLQGVEGNEFSFHPTTPMVLDIAAIQYLYGANTRYHAGNDTYTYNDANIYHETLWDAGGASDTMHYEGAISSVIDLNPGDGSFIGQPVYVQLNGVNIGQPVPNVWIANNVTIENAIAGQGNDILIGNSSRNTLDGGAGIDTVQTGSARSQFTLNKTSGGYTLTDNANPGNQDTLTNIERMKFADAHVALDLDGHAGEVAKLLGAVFGAATIANQDYAGIGLTKADEGLSYEQLATFAIDATKLTSHDDIVTLLWQNLFGSAPTFSEKSPYINMLDTGEISIGALAVLAADTGINAENIHLTGLAQTGLAYTG; this comes from the coding sequence ATGCCGTCGCCCTTTTTCTCAAGCAGCATCACTAATACCAAGCTCACCCATGACAATTCGATTGATTCTCTGGCGGGCGGCACACGCTGGCTGAGCTCAACCATCTCATACAGCTTTCCTGCCAGTAACAGCTCACTGTATTGGTCTTCTCTTGCGAGCGGATACGGTTCCCGGTTTGGTGATGGCGAACCGTGGAGAAGCGACTTCACAACGTTAACCACGTTGGATCAAGCTGCTTTTGTCAACGCGCTGCAACAATGGGCTAACGTTGCTAACCTCAACTTTGTTCAAGTCGCGGAAACTCCCAGCAATGTGGGCGACATCCGCGCGGCCTATACCTCGGACCCCGATGAGTTGATCCTGGCTTGGGCCTATCTGCCCAGCACCGGTCCCTATGCAGGTGATATCTGGATGAATACCAATGGCTTGCTCAATTTTCAGGAATGGAATCCTGGCAATATCTCCTATGAATCTGTTTTACATGAACTCGGCCATGCCTTGGGTCTCACGCATCCTTTCACTGACCCTGACGATCCATCCAAACCGGTGCTGCCAAAGAATCAGGACAGCGTTATCCACACCATCATGAGTTATACCTACGCGGATCTGCAAGGTGTGGAAGGTAACGAATTTTCCTTTCATCCCACCACGCCGATGGTGCTTGATATCGCGGCGATACAATATTTATATGGCGCCAACACCCGTTACCATGCCGGTAACGATACCTATACCTACAACGACGCCAATATCTATCACGAGACCCTTTGGGATGCAGGCGGCGCTTCCGATACCATGCACTACGAAGGTGCAATTTCCAGTGTGATTGATTTGAATCCGGGTGATGGATCGTTCATTGGTCAGCCGGTCTACGTTCAACTCAACGGTGTCAATATCGGCCAACCGGTTCCGAATGTCTGGATCGCCAATAACGTCACGATTGAAAACGCCATCGCCGGACAAGGGAACGATATCCTGATCGGCAACAGCAGCCGCAACACCTTGGATGGCGGCGCCGGAATCGATACGGTGCAAACCGGCTCAGCGCGCAGTCAATTCACGCTGAACAAGACTTCCGGCGGCTACACCCTCACTGACAACGCCAATCCCGGCAATCAGGATACATTGACAAACATCGAGCGGATGAAATTTGCCGACGCGCATGTGGCGCTCGATCTGGACGGCCACGCCGGAGAAGTCGCCAAGCTGCTCGGCGCGGTGTTCGGCGCTGCCACCATCGCCAATCAGGATTACGCCGGTATCGGTCTGACTAAAGCCGACGAAGGATTGAGTTACGAACAACTGGCAACTTTTGCCATCGATGCAACTAAACTCACCAGTCACGATGACATCGTCACGTTGCTGTGGCAAAACTTGTTCGGCTCCGCACCCACGTTCAGCGAAAAATCTCCTTACATCAACATGCTCGACACAGGCGAAATATCAATCGGCGCACTCGCGGTACTGGCTGCGGACACCGGCATCAATGCGGAAAATATTCATCTGACAGGACTCGCGCAAACCGGACTGGCGTACACCGGTTGA
- a CDS encoding DUF2971 domain-containing protein: MRNATFFAAPRETLNDPFEGRFDRGALDGQLSAFKQLISSHELANSAALDAFSKAVNEVLSFVDKSGVFSLSYNPLNELIWAHYGGSHRGFCVGYDLQKLAEFEPNLHYCIDVQYNDAAPVLRSEQLIGAVTPVVILQQILGVKSTPWHYEEEVRLVTSPPGLHEHDFRAVKIVYFGLRCPESTRLAVMETLAGRSVLYEQIESPVDSYALRSNPIPDVCASEFKYKQNLAPISESAINPDFLRPELKQYQDYLYKAAEIRYYVATAHSSSSRESLI; this comes from the coding sequence TTGCGTAACGCCACGTTTTTTGCGGCCCCAAGAGAGACTCTGAATGATCCTTTCGAAGGTCGTTTTGATCGTGGTGCATTAGACGGTCAGCTATCAGCGTTCAAACAGCTGATATCGAGTCATGAATTGGCGAATTCTGCTGCGCTAGATGCTTTTTCTAAAGCGGTGAACGAAGTACTTAGTTTCGTCGACAAGAGTGGCGTTTTTTCTCTCAGCTACAACCCGTTGAATGAGCTGATTTGGGCACACTATGGCGGTTCACACCGAGGCTTTTGCGTAGGCTACGACCTGCAAAAGTTGGCTGAATTTGAACCAAACTTACACTACTGTATTGATGTTCAGTACAACGATGCTGCACCAGTTCTACGATCTGAGCAGCTCATTGGTGCTGTCACGCCAGTAGTTATCCTTCAACAGATCCTTGGTGTGAAGTCCACTCCTTGGCATTACGAGGAAGAAGTACGACTCGTCACATCACCTCCTGGCTTGCATGAGCATGATTTTCGTGCTGTAAAAATAGTGTACTTTGGTCTGCGCTGTCCTGAGTCAACCCGATTGGCTGTTATGGAGACGCTTGCTGGACGGAGTGTTCTCTATGAACAGATTGAAAGCCCTGTTGACTCCTATGCTCTTAGATCGAATCCCATTCCAGATGTATGTGCTTCGGAGTTCAAATACAAGCAGAATCTTGCGCCGATTAGTGAGAGTGCAATTAATCCGGATTTTTTGAGACCAGAACTGAAGCAATATCAGGATTATCTCTACAAAGCGGCGGAGATCCGCTATTATGTAGCAACAGCACACAGCTCTTCTTCGCGCGAGTCATTAATATAG
- a CDS encoding cytochrome C, with amino-acid sequence MTVTKSAVSLFVFFLLFFLVSSSANALPSFARQTGFACSACHVQSFGPNLTSVGRNFKLNGYTQTDGKNNNIIPLSGMIRGSYTHTQEAQAGGAAPRFSKNDNGTIDEAAIFLAGRLTSKVGAFIEGTYDGVENIGVLDNTDIRFADHADVAGQKLVFGLTANNNPTVTDLWNTTPTWGFPWSSSPLAPTQSAANLIESLGSQVIGATAYMMLNDMLYVEAGGYTSLPKNAQKGISVFDAEQARLNGGAPYWRIALQKDWSGHYGAVGAYGLHGDVNPQRITGAGTDRYDDFGFDLTYQYLANPVHIYEFTATYLRENRNMNASSALGFADKLKSNLDTVRIRTGYTFQQTYGLNLFYNQTTGTADTVIYSFGDPISGSRTGNPLSQAFIAEISYTPFGKTNTSVMSTFVNLRLAAQYVHNFKFNGSVHNYDGLGRNAVNNDAFYLNGWLAF; translated from the coding sequence ATGACCGTAACTAAGAGCGCAGTATCGCTGTTTGTTTTCTTTTTGTTATTTTTCCTAGTGAGTTCCAGCGCCAATGCGCTACCCAGCTTCGCGCGGCAAACCGGTTTTGCGTGCAGCGCTTGCCACGTGCAATCATTCGGTCCCAACCTGACTTCCGTCGGCAGGAATTTCAAGCTCAACGGTTATACGCAAACCGATGGTAAAAATAACAATATCATTCCACTGAGCGGCATGATCCGCGGTTCCTATACACATACGCAGGAAGCACAAGCCGGTGGCGCCGCGCCGCGTTTCAGCAAGAATGATAATGGCACGATCGATGAAGCGGCTATTTTCCTGGCAGGCCGGTTGACGTCCAAGGTCGGCGCGTTTATCGAGGGAACTTATGATGGTGTGGAAAACATCGGCGTATTGGATAACACCGATATCCGCTTTGCCGATCACGCCGATGTCGCCGGTCAGAAACTGGTATTCGGTTTGACGGCCAATAACAACCCGACCGTGACCGATCTGTGGAATACCACGCCGACCTGGGGATTTCCGTGGAGTTCGTCGCCATTGGCGCCAACGCAATCCGCCGCCAATTTAATTGAATCGCTTGGGTCGCAAGTGATCGGCGCGACGGCGTATATGATGCTGAACGATATGCTGTACGTCGAAGCGGGCGGTTATACCAGTTTGCCGAAAAATGCCCAGAAAGGAATCAGCGTGTTCGATGCGGAACAGGCTAGATTAAACGGCGGCGCGCCTTATTGGCGGATAGCGTTGCAAAAGGACTGGAGCGGTCATTACGGCGCGGTGGGTGCTTATGGGTTGCACGGTGATGTGAACCCGCAACGCATCACGGGCGCGGGCACCGACCGGTACGATGACTTCGGCTTTGATCTGACGTACCAGTATCTCGCCAACCCCGTGCACATTTATGAATTCACCGCGACCTATTTGCGTGAAAACCGCAATATGAACGCCAGTTCCGCACTGGGATTCGCGGATAAACTCAAAAGCAATCTCGACACTGTGCGGATAAGAACCGGATATACGTTCCAGCAAACATACGGCTTGAATCTGTTTTACAACCAAACCACCGGAACGGCCGATACGGTTATCTATAGTTTTGGCGATCCCATCAGCGGCAGCCGCACGGGTAATCCGCTGAGCCAAGCGTTTATCGCCGAAATCAGCTATACCCCGTTCGGTAAAACGAATACTTCTGTGATGAGCACGTTCGTTAACCTGCGCTTAGCAGCGCAATACGTCCACAATTTCAAGTTTAACGGCAGCGTGCACAATTACGACGGCTTGGGCCGCAATGCGGTGAACAACGACGCGTTTTACTTGAATGGCTGGCTGGCTTTCTAA